The nucleotide sequence CCCTTGCCAGGTGTCAACGTATTGGCCACTGCCATTGAACGTTTCTTCTTTGTCAAACAGGGCGCTGCAGCTGTTTCTAAACCCCTACAAGATTAGCATGGTTGAGAGGGAGTAACGTGCCGCGATCGCTAACGCCAGAGATCATTTCACAATTGCTCGCGCAACCGTATGGCGCGACGCGATCGGCAGAGTATGAGCGGTTGATGGAGATTTATTGCGTGGTCAAAGCTGGGGGCACTGCAGCTCAAGTGACGGCGGCGCAGCAGTTGCAGGCAGCGGAGCAAGCCAATCTGGAGGCGGAGATCGCGCAGTTATCCTCCCAAGCGAATACTGCAAATCAGGTGGCCGCTCTGCGTCAAGAAATTCAAGAAGTGCAACGTTCAGTAGCGCACCGGGTGGCGTATCTGCAAAGTATCGACCCCCAAGAAGAGCGCACCGTGCACGACTGCCTGCCCGCGATCGAAGCCCATTTTGCTCAGCTCACAACGCCGCCCCCGCAATGATGTCCTCCCCCCCTCCAGAAGTCGTCGTCATTGGCAGTGGGCTCGGCGGCCTCGTCGCGGCGGCCCTGCTCGCCCGCTATGGCAAGCGCGTTGTTGTTTGCGAAAGTCACACCCTTCCCGGCGGCGCGGCCCATGGGTTTACCCGGCGGGGCTTTCACTTTGATTCGGGGCCGTCGTTCTTTTCGGGGTTGAGTGAGCCCGCGTCGCGCAATCCGTTGCGGCAGGTGTTGGATGTGTTGGAGGAGCCGTTGGCGGCGATCGCCTACGATCCCCTCGGCTATTACCATCTGCCCGAGGGCACCCTGCCCATTTATCGACAGCTCGCCGACTACCGCCGCGAGGTGGCAAAGTTCACCCCCCAAGGAGCGACGGAACTCGACGCCTTTGTGAACCGCTTGCTGGCGCTGTATGAGCCCCTGAGCCAAATTCCCAGCTTGGGGCTGCGACCCGATTTCGGCGTCGTGCCGTTTTTGTTGCGCCATCCCCTCGCGTTGTTGAAACTGCTGCCCCAGGTACCCGCGGTGCAAAAGTCGGCGGGGGCGTTGATGGATCAAACGGTGCGCGACCCGTGGGTGCGTCAACTGATTGATTTGGAATGCTTTTTGCTGTCGGGGCTCGATGCCCACGGCACGATCGCCCCTGAAGTCGCGTTTGTCTTTGGGGAACGCGAAACCGCCCCGGTAGACTATCCCGTCGGCGGCAGCGAGGCGATCGTCAATGCGCTGGTGCGGGGCCTGCAAAAGTGGGGCGGCGAGTTGCGGCTGGGCACCCATGTAGAGCAGATCTTGGTCGAGGACGGACGCGCCACGGGCGTGCGGCTCCAGTCGGGGGAAGCGATCGCCGCAAAGACAGTAATTTCCAACGCCACCCTCTGGGACACCTACAGCCACTTGTTGCCACCAGACACATTGCCCCAGGACTTTCGGGAAACGGCGATCGCGACCCCCGCCATCAACAGCTTTATGCACCTGCATCTGGGCATTGATGCCACAGGATTGGAGGATCTCACCGTCCATCATGTGGTGGTGCAGAACCGCGATCGCCCCCTCGATGCCCCCGGCAATACCTGCATGATTTCCATCCCCTCGGTGCTCGATCCGAGCCTCGCCCCCGCAGGCAAACACGTCGTTCACGTTTACTCGCTGGAGCCGTATGCGGGCTGGCAGCGCGATGAAGCCTATGGGCAACGGAAACGCGATCGCGCGGAGCCGCTCTACCAGGCCCTGGCTAAAGTGATTCCCGATATTCGCGATCGCATCGAGGTCGAGCTGATTGGCACGCCATTGACGCACCAGCGGTTTTTACGCCGCTATCAAGGCACCTACGGGCCAGCGATTGCCGCCGAGCAGGGCTTGTTTCCCAGCTGCCGCACTCCGATTGCGGGGCTATTGCGGGTGGGCGACTCGACCCTGCCCGGCATTGGCGTGCCCGCAGTCGCAGCCTCGGGCATCCTCTGTGCTCATTCGCTGGTGCCCGCATCGCAAACGGCGGCCCTGGTGGAGGTGCTGGTTTCCGCCAGGGGGCGATCGCAGTAGCGGTCAAGCAAGTCGTGTCGGGTCGGCGCTAACTCCATCGACAGGGTCGGGGCAGGCGTCGTGACGGAAGTCGTCGCCACTGGTGCCAGGGGGACGGTCGCAATCGGGGTGGCCGCTGGCGTCACGGGGGGCAAATCCGCGAGGGAGGGTGTCGCACTTTCAGAAATCACTGCTTCAGGAGCGGCCATCGCTGCTAACGGGTCGTAGGTCACCACGTCCGTCATCGCGATTTCCGGCGGGGCGGCTGGCGGGACTGCAGGCGCTGGCAAATCAGCGGGCGGAGCGATCTCAATCTCGTCGGGCAACGCCGCAAACAGTTCAGGCGCATTGTTGATCGCAGCCACCTCAGTCGCAGGGGCGGCGGGCGCTGGTGTGACCTTGGGGGGAACTCTGGGGGTCGCGGCCGGAGCAGCGGGGGCCGGAGCCGAACGAGGGGCAAAGCTGGGGGTAGTGGCGGCCCGTTCGGGTCGGGGTGAGTTGACGGCCTGGGGTCGAGGGGCGATCGCCACCGAGGAGCTGGCTGCCAGAGGAAACGGATTAACCGATGGTGGTGGTGGAAACGGCGTCGGTAGGGGAGCGATCGCATCTACCCGATAGGTGATTCCCCCTGGCAGACCGGCAGGCAATCCGCCCACCAAATCGACCTCTCTCACCGGATATTGCGCCGGGTCATACAGGGCTGGATTATAACCAGGCGGCTCATCGATTTTTCTCGCCAGTTGAGGTTGATCGGGTAACGGGGGCCGGGCAATTTGCTCAAACTCAGGAAACTGACCGCTCATCGTATCCAACGAAAACTTGGCCGACTCACTGACCTGATCGCTGGGGTCAGGGACAGGCTCGGGGGCGGACTTGGCCGTTTTGGGTAAATGGGTCAGGTTGTAAGCGGTCAGCGTAATTAAGCTGCTGCAAGAAAAAAGCGCCCAGGTATGCATAGGTCGGTACCGGAAAACGTATTCGGAAGGGAGCTATTCCCCTTTTCCAGCACCGCCCTCCTGAATCCGTATAATTTCCGATGACAGTCTGTAACCAATGTCAAACGACTCTCCCCAGCCCTTGAGCACTCAGCCAGGAACATTTGCACAGACCTGTAAACACCGCCGGCTCAGCCCCGAACACTACTGGGCTTCTTGCAGGCGCAGCAGCTCTTGTTGAATGCGTTCAAAGACGGTTTGGTCAGAAGCGTGAGCGTCGGTGATTTGGTTAAACCGTCGCGCCGTGAGCCCCATATCTTCCACTGCCGCCCGCGAATCGTTGCAGTAACGGGTCAAAATTTCCCGCACATCACGACGCACGGAGCGGGGCACCTCCGAAATATTTTGGGTATTGGTGCAGCTCATGTTGATGGCACTGATGTCCATTTCCACCGTGAGCAAAATATCTTTAATTTGCGTATACGCAGCGTTGCGATACTGGTCGATCGCTAACACCGCCCGCGCATACTGGGTGATTTCTTCGTTTGAAATGCTGCTTTGGGCGATCGCGGCCTGCTGCGTTAACGGCCACTGGACCCCAGCCGTCGCGGGTAAACCAACGACCCCCAACCAGCCCGAAACCACACCGATTACCAGCAACTTAGACCAGCGCTGTCGCCGTTGCGCAGTTGGCATCACTAAAAAACTCGTCATAGCCTGAGACTCAATCCCAATATTTCAGTGTGGACAGCGATTGCTTGTGCAGCTACTTATTGTAATCAGGAGACTACCGCACGCGCGCAGAAATCTGCCGAGGATTTTGACAGATTTGGGCAATTTCGACCACTTTGGTTTGCAAGAGGGCGGTGGCATCTTGGCCGCTTTTGAGCCCCGCTTCGAGGGCTAGCAAGTGTTCCAGCACTTGTTGCAAACCGCTGAGCGAAAGCATCGCCACTTCCTTTTGTAAGAAGTAAACCCGCTTGGGGTTGCCGATTTCTGCCGCCTTGGCGATGGTTTGCGGATTGCGTTCGCCGCTGTCGGCCATCAGCTTGACCCACAACCAAGTCCGAAATTGTCCGACGAGGGTAGAGACGATGCGGAGGGGCGCTTCGTTCCGATTCAACAGGTCAGCGAGCAGGCTAAGGGCGCGATCGGTGTTGCCCTCGCGCAGGGCAGCGGCCAGTTGCAGACTGCTCTGGGTGCTCACGGTGACCAGTTGCGACACCGCCGCCGCATCGATGGGACCAGGGCGATCGCCCCAATACAGCGACAATTTTTCTAACTCCAGCATAAGCTGGCGAGTTTGGTTGCCCACCGCATCCACCAACAAATCCACCGCGTCTGAGGTGAGGGTGAGCCCCTGGGCTTTCGCGGTTTGCTCAATCTGCCGCACGATTTGGTCACTCTTCCACGGGGGAATGGTGCCAAACTCTCGAATTTCGCCATGCTTTTGCAGCAGTTTCGTGAATTTGGAGCGACCATCGGGCTTTTGCTGACTGCTCAGCAGCAAGATGCTGGTGTCGGGCACCTTGGGTAAAGTGCGCTCAAATTCCAAGCGCAGGGCTTCGCTGCATCGTTGTCCCAAAGGCGTATCCACCAGCCACACAAACCGTTTGCCTGTGCCAAAGGGGGGTGTCATGGCCTGGTTGAGGGCGATGGTGGGGCCTTCGGCGACGTCGCTGCCAATTTTGTCATAGTTAAAGCTGGCCCAGGCGTCATCGATCGCCCGCTCCCGCAGTTGCGCGATCGCCTGATTCATTTGAAAGTCGTCGTCGCCCCAGAAGTAATAGACTGCCATCGGCTCTGTGAGTGGTGTCCTGCGCCTAACCGTTCTAAAATCTTAAATCCCATCACCCAGGGTAACGATGCCGCCGCTATCGCAACATCCCATTTTGCAGGAAAGTTTTGCCCGCATCGATCGCGAGCTGGGCAGACACGACTTTGCTCCTGAAGAATACGCCATTCTGCGCCGCATCATTCACACCACAGCGGATTTTGACTTCGCGCAACGGCTGAAGATTGCGCCGGGGGCGATCGCGGCGGGCATCCAAGCGCTGCAAAGCGGGACGCCCCTGGTGGTGGATGTGGGCATGGTGCGGCAGGGTTGTCAGGGCATGGTGCAGCGGACGTTCAACAATCCCCTGTGGACGGCAGTGGACCTGGCAAGGACAGCGGCCCCCGGCCAGACTCGCACCGAAACGGGACTGCTCAAAGCGTGGGAGCAGTGGCCTGAGGCGGTCTATGTGATCGGCAATGCGCCCACGGCACTACAAGCGCTCTGCGATCGCGTGGTCGATGCCCCGGTGAAACCACCGCTGATTATCGGCGTTCCCGTAGGGTTTGTCGGCGTGCTGGAAGCAAAATCGCGGTTGGCGGCGTTGGCGGTGCCTCAGATTCGGGTGGAAGGCCGCAAGGGGGGCTCGACGGTGGCGGCGGCGATCGTCAATGCCCTGCTGGTGTTGGCGTGGGAAGCGTTGCCATGACCCCCATTCAAGTGGTCGGCGTGGGACTGGACGGCGCAGCGGGACTGGCCCCAATGGTGCTTTCAATTATCCAGCAAGCCCAGATTTTGGCGGGTAGCGATCGCCTGCTCCAGCAATTCCCCGATCATCCCGCTCAGCGCTGGACCTTAAAGGATTTGCCCCAGCGGTTACAGCAGCATGTCGCCCAGCCAGATCCGGCATTGGTGGTGGTGCTGACCTCCGGCGACCCGCTGTTTTTTGGGCTGGGTCGGCAGCTCCTTCAGGTCATCGCACCGGAATGGCTCACCTTTCATCCCCATGTGAGTTCGGTGCAGTTAGCCTTCAGCCGCGCCAAACTGCCCTGGCAAGACGCGACGGTGGTCAGTGCCCACGGGCGATCGCTCGACCGCCTAGCCGCCGCAGTCAAAAAAGGGATCTCCCCCATCGCCGTCTTGACCGACCCGGAAAATACGCCGACCGCGATCGCTCGCTGGTTACAATCCCTCGGACTGCCCACCCATTACCGCCTGTGGGTCTGTGAAAATCTGGGCGGGGCGGATGAACAGGTGCGGCAATTTGCCCTCTCTGAGGTTCCCTCCGGTGTCTGGAGCGGCCTCAACGTGGTGATTTTGCAGCGCTGTGACGCGCCTCCTGAGCTGTCCCGCATTCCGCTCTTGGGCATCCCTGATGCAGTGTTTCTGAGCTTTCGCGATCGCCCTGGCCTGATGACGAAACGGGCGGTGCGAGTGCAAATTTTAGCGGAGTTGGCACTCCAGCCCCACCAGGTCATTTGGGATATTGGGGCGGGTACGGGCAGCGTCAGTGTCGAAATCGCGCGATTGGTGCCGACTGGGCAGGTCTGGGCGATCGAGTGCACCACGGCAGGCGCTGAATTGATCCGACAAAATGCAGCGCGATTTCAGACGCCCAATCTGCAAGTGATTACTGGATCAGCCCCCACAGTCTTAACTGACCTGCCCGCCCCCGATCGCATTTTTATCGGCGGCAGTCATGGCCAGCTGACCGCAATTCTGACCCATTGCTGCGGGCAGCTGCGGGACGCGGGCGTCATCGTCATCGCCTTCGCTACGTTGGAAAATCAAGCCGAACTCGCCCAGTGGCAACGGGATCATCCCGACTGGACGGTGACCTATCAGCAACTCGCCCTGACCCGCTCCGTCGCCGTGGGCAGCTTTACCCGCTGGGATCCCCTCAATCCCGTTATCTTAGCGACGCTGCAACGGTCAGCCGGGGGGCAATAAGTCAGCGAGCAACCACACCACAACCGCCGTCAATATCAGGAGTGAGCCATCCCATATATCCGTCAGCGGCTGGGCAGCGCGCCCCGTCAGCCACGTCGGTTTCTCCTCGACCGGCGACGGGCGCACAAATTCACCGATGTAGGCCAGACCTGTCACCCAACCTGCGTGCAGGCCCCAAGCGATCGCGATCGATCCGTCATCCGCCCAACAGGCGACCACCAAAACCAGCCCCAACAGCCAGAGCCCCGGTTGCTGCCACAAACCCTCACGCCCATCCCAAATCAGGTGCGCTACCGCAAACAGGGCACTCGCGATCGCTGCCGCACCCCACGGCGAGAGCACCAGCGCGAGCTGAGTTTGCAACCAACCGCGAAAAATCAGTTCTTCGCTGCCGCCAATTACCAGGCCCAGCGCCAGCAGCCCGACGGTGGGTAACCAGCGCTCCCTTAACGTCTCACTCTGCCGGGTGTTGTCGTCAGCAACAGGTAGCGTGTTCAGTCCGCTGAGTCGCTTTACCCACAGCACCAAACCCAGCCCGGAGATCGCCACGCCCCAGCCCAACCCAAAAGCCCAGACACTGTGCCAGCCCCTAACCAATCCCTGGTCTGCCCAGGTTTGATGCAAGCGACGATTGGCGATCGCGATCGCCACGGGAGCCAGCGCATACAGCGGCAGCAGCAGCGCCAACTTTTGCTCCGGTGGCGTGGGCTGAAAGGGTCGCCAGCCGATTTTTTGACTGAGGGGAATTGCTAGCAAACTCCAGACTCCCAACCAGCCCACACAGAACCCAACAATACTGACGACAACGCGGGGGAGTTCTTCCATCGTGAACAGTGCTACCAGCCATTTTCCAGCCCTTCGAATATAAAGGGATCTGAGTTCCGAAGCGCGGAGGAATGAGGATCAAATCACATCCAAACGGTTAAAGCAGCTAGCCTGTCTGCGTGGGATGATTTGAATTAGAACTGTCTGGGCTAAGTTACCCATGTCTGCCGAAGTTTCTCGCAATGAAATGCATCCCACTCAAGCCTTGGCAACGGTGCGATCGCTGGCCCGAGCTTACCAAGCGTTTGCCAGCTATTCCGAAACCTTTGTGCGCCAGTACGATCTGACACCCGCCCAGTTTGATGTCGTGGCGACTTTGGGCAATACACCAGGCATGACCATGGGAGAAATCGGAGAAAAGACACTGATTACCAAAGGGACTCTCACTGGCGTCGTCGATCGCTTAGAGAAAAAAGAATTGGTCACACGGGAAGTCCCGCCGGAGAATCGTCGCAGCGTGGTGGTGCGCCTCACACCCAAGGGTCAGCAGGTATTCGAAACCGTGTTTCCGGCTCACGTCGACGACATTCATCAACACCTATCAAGCCTCGACGCCTCCGAACTAGAGCTTTTACAAGTGCTACTAAGCCGCATCCAGAAAGCATTCTAAATGTCATTTCCAACTCGTCACCTTTGCGCTTGCCGCTTCAAGACTGAAGATGTTATTTTGGATTCAGACAGTTTTAACTAGAACTATTTAGCTGAAGCGGCTAAAAGCCGAGGTGATTGGCTTGGCTCCGTCTTCCTTGTCAGGGCTTTCCTATCATCGCCAGCCAAATCAATCTGGATCGGCAACGAGAAAGCTCACAACTTAGCGACGAGAGCTTAAACAACTCACCTGATTTTTAGTTTTAGTTAGAACTATTCAGGAATAGACAAAAGTTCGTCGTCATTGATTTCATCGACTAAGGCTTGGGGCAGTCGATGCTGGCCGCCTTAAAAGACGTCAAGCCGTTGTCCCTGAGTGTCTTTACCCTTTCGTTGAGGTTGTCGTTATGACGTTCCCCACGCTCTTTATTTCCCATGGCGCGCCCGATTTGCCGATTCGCGAAGGGGCCACGCAAACTTTCCTTCGAGGCTTGTTTACAGAAATTCCCGTGCCGAAGGCGATCGCAATTGTCTCAGCCCACTGGCTCACTGCTCAGCCCACCATCAGTTCAGCAGCAAAGCCAGCCACGCTCTACGATTTCGGCGGCTTTCCACCTGAGTTATCTCAGTTGGTGTATCCCGCTCCGGGACATCCAACCTTGGCAGATAAAATTGCCAACCTGTTGACTGCCCAGGGATTTCCCGTGCGCTTGAATGGGCAGCGGGGCTATGACCACGGCGTTTGGACGCCTCTGATTTTGGCTGACCCGACAGGACGGATTCCAGTGGTGCAGATTTCGATGCAGCCCCACGAAACGCCCGCTCACCATTTGCGACTGGGCAAAGCCCTAGCGCCGCTGCGAGATGAGGGAGTGCTGATTGTGGGGTCTGGAGCGGCTACCCATAACTTTGGCGGCTTTAGCGATCGCTATGATGCACCGCCTCCCGACTGGGCTGTAGCGTTTGATGATTGGCTAGCGAACGCGATCGCCCAAAACAACATCACTCAACTGTTGAACTATCGCCAAATCGCACCCTTCGCCGCCCGCAATCATCCCACCGAGGAACATTTGCTGCCTCTATTTGTGGCGCTGGGGGCAGGCGGCCAAGGGCGGCAACTCCATCGGGGCTTCACTTACGGGGCCTTTAGCATGGCGGCCTATGCCTTTGCTTAGCGCAGTTGCCAGCGTAGGGCTGATTTTTGCGCGGCTGACAGAGCCCGCCAGTCCACATCCAAAATCGCCCCTTCCAAAGCCCACAGCAAATTCAAGCTCACCTTGGGATGACGCTGGCGAATCATCTCAAACGCGGCAACCGAAACACAGGCTTGCAGCTCATGCAGACTGTAAATTTCAATCTCGGCTAACCATTGCCGCGAGACTTTTCCAACATTGCGAATCTGGGTCATCCCCTTCGCCCAACCTAAACCTCAATTCTCATTTAACTAGGAGATCAACCCCATGGCTCTCGGCAAACTGATTGATGGTCAATGGACCACAGCATGGACAGAGCGTGATGACTCGGGTCAGTTCAACCGCATGCCGACCCTGTTTCACCATCAAATTACGGCAGACGGTTCTAGCGGCTTTCAGGCCGAACCGGGACGCTATCACCTCTACGTGTCGCTGGGGTGCCCGTGGGCGCATCGTACAGTGCTGCTGCGATCGCTCAAGGGCCTGCAAGACGTGATCAGTCTCTCCATTGTCGATCCGGTCATCAGCGACCAGGGGTGGCAATTTTCGGAACGGTTTGGCAGCATTCCCGATAGTCTGTACGGCTCAGAATATCTTTGGCAAATCTACGTAAAAGCGAAGGCCGACTATTCGGGGCGGGTCACTGTGCCCGTGCTGTGGGACAAGCACACCGAAACCATTGTGAACAATGAATCGCGCCAAATTATTCAACTGTTCAACTCCGCCTTTGACGAGTTTGCGCAGCATCCTGATCGCGACTTTTACCCGACTTCCTTACGTCCCCAAATTGATGCCGCGATTGATGCGATTTATCAGCCCATCAATAATGGCGTCTATCGCAGCGGCTTTGCCTCGTCCCAATCGGCCTACCACCAAGCGGTCACAGAGCTATTTCAAGCGTTAGACCACTGGGAAGACATCCTCGGGCAACAACGGTATCTGGTGGGCGATCGCCTAACTCTGGCGGATTGGTGTATGTTCACCACTCTATTCCGGTTTGATCTGGCCTATCACGGTCTTTTCAAAACCAATCTCAAACGCCTCGTCGATTACCCCAACCTGTGGAACTATTGCCGCGAGCTGTATCAGTATCCGGGCGTTGCCGAGTGGTGCAGCATCGACCATGTCAAACAGCTCTACTACGCTGGGTTGCCCGAGCTGAATCCCAGCGGTATCGTCCCAGCGGGGCCAAATATTGATTATGCCGAACCCCACACCCGCGATCGCCTGCTGGCCACAGCAGCCTAAACAGACCCCCAAGCTGGCTTCCCACTGACCACGACTACTGTACGGAGAGCAGGCGTGAGTTAGGAAGAAGCCGCTTCAGTCACTTCGGCGTGGGCTTCGGCCTGACTCGGGGCCGAGACCTCCGCCATGCGAATGATGTCCTGGCGGGGATTAGCCTGAGTGATTTGCACTTGCAAGCGCTCACCCAGTTCTACATTGCGCTCAAAGCGCATGGGCAATTCCAGACCTAAATCTTCGAACATGACCAGCCCTAAGCGATCGCCTTCCCGCAGCCAGCGCAGCAGCATCACCGACCAAACGTAGTCAAACCCTTGTCGGCGCAAATATTCCAACGCCCAATAGCGCTTGGTTTGCCGTTCCACC is from Leptolyngbya iicbica LK and encodes:
- a CDS encoding phytoene desaturase family protein, giving the protein MSSPPPEVVVIGSGLGGLVAAALLARYGKRVVVCESHTLPGGAAHGFTRRGFHFDSGPSFFSGLSEPASRNPLRQVLDVLEEPLAAIAYDPLGYYHLPEGTLPIYRQLADYRREVAKFTPQGATELDAFVNRLLALYEPLSQIPSLGLRPDFGVVPFLLRHPLALLKLLPQVPAVQKSAGALMDQTVRDPWVRQLIDLECFLLSGLDAHGTIAPEVAFVFGERETAPVDYPVGGSEAIVNALVRGLQKWGGELRLGTHVEQILVEDGRATGVRLQSGEAIAAKTVISNATLWDTYSHLLPPDTLPQDFRETAIATPAINSFMHLHLGIDATGLEDLTVHHVVVQNRDRPLDAPGNTCMISIPSVLDPSLAPAGKHVVHVYSLEPYAGWQRDEAYGQRKRDRAEPLYQALAKVIPDIRDRIEVELIGTPLTHQRFLRRYQGTYGPAIAAEQGLFPSCRTPIAGLLRVGDSTLPGIGVPAVAASGILCAHSLVPASQTAALVEVLVSARGRSQ
- a CDS encoding DUF4168 domain-containing protein is translated as MTSFLVMPTAQRRQRWSKLLVIGVVSGWLGVVGLPATAGVQWPLTQQAAIAQSSISNEEITQYARAVLAIDQYRNAAYTQIKDILLTVEMDISAINMSCTNTQNISEVPRSVRRDVREILTRYCNDSRAAVEDMGLTARRFNQITDAHASDQTVFERIQQELLRLQEAQ
- the holA gene encoding DNA polymerase III subunit delta, with the protein product MAVYYFWGDDDFQMNQAIAQLRERAIDDAWASFNYDKIGSDVAEGPTIALNQAMTPPFGTGKRFVWLVDTPLGQRCSEALRLEFERTLPKVPDTSILLLSSQQKPDGRSKFTKLLQKHGEIREFGTIPPWKSDQIVRQIEQTAKAQGLTLTSDAVDLLVDAVGNQTRQLMLELEKLSLYWGDRPGPIDAAAVSQLVTVSTQSSLQLAAALREGNTDRALSLLADLLNRNEAPLRIVSTLVGQFRTWLWVKLMADSGERNPQTIAKAAEIGNPKRVYFLQKEVAMLSLSGLQQVLEHLLALEAGLKSGQDATALLQTKVVEIAQICQNPRQISARVR
- a CDS encoding cobalt-precorrin-8X methylmutase; translation: MPPLSQHPILQESFARIDRELGRHDFAPEEYAILRRIIHTTADFDFAQRLKIAPGAIAAGIQALQSGTPLVVDVGMVRQGCQGMVQRTFNNPLWTAVDLARTAAPGQTRTETGLLKAWEQWPEAVYVIGNAPTALQALCDRVVDAPVKPPLIIGVPVGFVGVLEAKSRLAALAVPQIRVEGRKGGSTVAAAIVNALLVLAWEALP
- a CDS encoding bifunctional cobalt-precorrin-7 (C(5))-methyltransferase/cobalt-precorrin-6B (C(15))-methyltransferase gives rise to the protein MTPIQVVGVGLDGAAGLAPMVLSIIQQAQILAGSDRLLQQFPDHPAQRWTLKDLPQRLQQHVAQPDPALVVVLTSGDPLFFGLGRQLLQVIAPEWLTFHPHVSSVQLAFSRAKLPWQDATVVSAHGRSLDRLAAAVKKGISPIAVLTDPENTPTAIARWLQSLGLPTHYRLWVCENLGGADEQVRQFALSEVPSGVWSGLNVVILQRCDAPPELSRIPLLGIPDAVFLSFRDRPGLMTKRAVRVQILAELALQPHQVIWDIGAGTGSVSVEIARLVPTGQVWAIECTTAGAELIRQNAARFQTPNLQVITGSAPTVLTDLPAPDRIFIGGSHGQLTAILTHCCGQLRDAGVIVIAFATLENQAELAQWQRDHPDWTVTYQQLALTRSVAVGSFTRWDPLNPVILATLQRSAGGQ
- a CDS encoding CPBP family glutamic-type intramembrane protease, with translation MEELPRVVVSIVGFCVGWLGVWSLLAIPLSQKIGWRPFQPTPPEQKLALLLPLYALAPVAIAIANRRLHQTWADQGLVRGWHSVWAFGLGWGVAISGLGLVLWVKRLSGLNTLPVADDNTRQSETLRERWLPTVGLLALGLVIGGSEELIFRGWLQTQLALVLSPWGAAAIASALFAVAHLIWDGREGLWQQPGLWLLGLVLVVACWADDGSIAIAWGLHAGWVTGLAYIGEFVRPSPVEEKPTWLTGRAAQPLTDIWDGSLLILTAVVVWLLADLLPPG
- a CDS encoding MarR family winged helix-turn-helix transcriptional regulator codes for the protein MSAEVSRNEMHPTQALATVRSLARAYQAFASYSETFVRQYDLTPAQFDVVATLGNTPGMTMGEIGEKTLITKGTLTGVVDRLEKKELVTREVPPENRRSVVVRLTPKGQQVFETVFPAHVDDIHQHLSSLDASELELLQVLLSRIQKAF
- a CDS encoding DODA-type extradiol aromatic ring-opening family dioxygenase; translated protein: MTFPTLFISHGAPDLPIREGATQTFLRGLFTEIPVPKAIAIVSAHWLTAQPTISSAAKPATLYDFGGFPPELSQLVYPAPGHPTLADKIANLLTAQGFPVRLNGQRGYDHGVWTPLILADPTGRIPVVQISMQPHETPAHHLRLGKALAPLRDEGVLIVGSGAATHNFGGFSDRYDAPPPDWAVAFDDWLANAIAQNNITQLLNYRQIAPFAARNHPTEEHLLPLFVALGAGGQGRQLHRGFTYGAFSMAAYAFA
- a CDS encoding TfoX/Sxy family DNA transformation protein; the protein is MTQIRNVGKVSRQWLAEIEIYSLHELQACVSVAAFEMIRQRHPKVSLNLLWALEGAILDVDWRALSAAQKSALRWQLR
- a CDS encoding glutathione S-transferase family protein, producing MALGKLIDGQWTTAWTERDDSGQFNRMPTLFHHQITADGSSGFQAEPGRYHLYVSLGCPWAHRTVLLRSLKGLQDVISLSIVDPVISDQGWQFSERFGSIPDSLYGSEYLWQIYVKAKADYSGRVTVPVLWDKHTETIVNNESRQIIQLFNSAFDEFAQHPDRDFYPTSLRPQIDAAIDAIYQPINNGVYRSGFASSQSAYHQAVTELFQALDHWEDILGQQRYLVGDRLTLADWCMFTTLFRFDLAYHGLFKTNLKRLVDYPNLWNYCRELYQYPGVAEWCSIDHVKQLYYAGLPELNPSGIVPAGPNIDYAEPHTRDRLLATAA